The Kribbella sp. NBC_00662 nucleotide sequence ACGGGCGATTGACCGGGAAACGCCGGGATCGTCGTCCACGGTGAGGATCACCGCGCGGGTCGTTGACGCTGTCATGCCTCCTTCATACCAGCGGATCCCTACAAACAGGGATCGGTAATCCACAGGCTGCGGCCCGGTTCGCGAGGGGCTGATTCGCGAACCGGGCCGCGGGGGGCGGTTACGGGAGGGCGTCGAGGTACGGCGCGTGGTTGTTCTGGAACTCCCAGTTGTAGTAGTGGTCCCAGTTGATCGACCACGTCATCAGCCCCCGGAGGCCCGGTGAAGCGCCGCCGCGGAGGCTGTAGCCGCCGCAGTTCTGGCCCTTCACCAAGCAGTCCAGCGCCTGGTGCACGGCTGCCGGGGCGGTGTAGCCGTTGCCCGCGCTGACTGCTGCCGGGAGCCCGATACCGATCTGGTCGTCGCGCAGTCCCGGGAACGTCTGACCGGTGTTCGCCACCGGGAATCCGGCCTTGACCATGTCGGTCATGGCGATGTGGAAGTCGGCGCCGCCCATGGTGTGGTACTGGTTGTCCAGCCCCATCACCGGGCCGGAGTTGTAGTCCTGGACGTGCAGGACGGTCAGCGAGTCCCGCAGCGCGTGGATGACCGGCAGATAGGAACCGGTCCGGTTGTCGCCGCCACCGGCGCCGCCGTAGAACTGGTAGCCGACCTGCACGAAGAACGTCTCCGGCGCCATCGTCAGCACGAAACCCGAACCGTACTTCGCCTTCAGCGTCTTCAGCGCCGAGATCAGGTTGACGATCACCGGAGTGGTCGGGTTGCGGAAGTCGGTGTCACCGGCGTTCAGGTACAGCGAGTGCCCTTCGAAGTCGATGTCGAGCCCGTCCAGCCCGTAGCGGTCGATGATCGCACTGACCGAGCTGACGAACGCGTCGCGGGCCGCCGTGGTGGTCAGTTGCACCTGTCCGTTCGCACCGCCGATCGAGATCAGCACCTTCTTCCCGGCGGCTTGCTTGGCCCGGATCGCCGCGATGAACTCCGCGTCGCTTTCCACATTCGGACACTCACTGGCAGGACACCGGTTGAACCGGATGTCCCCAGAGGTCACAGACGTCGGCTCACCGAACGCCAGATCGATGATGTCCCACTGATCCGGTACGTCGGCCATCCGCACGTACCCGGATCCGTTCGCAAAGCTCGCGTGCAGGTATCCGATCAGCGCGTGCTTGGCCAGACCAGTACTCGTGCAGCCTCCCGTCGTACCGCTGGCGGCTGCTGACCTGAGCGACTCACCAACGCTGTTGTACGCCGACACCGAGTAGCTGTGGCTGCTGCAGGCCGGGAGCCCGCTGACGGTGGCTGTTGTCGT carries:
- a CDS encoding chitinase; amino-acid sequence: MRARWLAVVVGVLLAAGVTVPAQAANILSNPGFESGSLSGWSCSGGSVVSSPTRSGGFALNGAVTSSDYAQCSQTVSVQPNTAYTLSGWVRGSYVYLGVTGGSSTWTPSAAGFTQLSLSFTTGASQTSAQIYVHGWYGQPAYQADDFSLDGPGGTPGAPTAPGTPTVTSATNSAISLSWPAASGTVTGYRVYEGTSVVQTVATTTATVSGLPACSSHSYSVSAYNSVGESLRSAAASGTTGGCTSTGLAKHALIGYLHASFANGSGYVRMADVPDQWDIIDLAFGEPTSVTSGDIRFNRCPASECPNVESDAEFIAAIRAKQAAGKKVLISIGGANGQVQLTTTAARDAFVSSVSAIIDRYGLDGLDIDFEGHSLYLNAGDTDFRNPTTPVIVNLISALKTLKAKYGSGFVLTMAPETFFVQVGYQFYGGAGGGDNRTGSYLPVIHALRDSLTVLHVQDYNSGPVMGLDNQYHTMGGADFHIAMTDMVKAGFPVANTGQTFPGLRDDQIGIGLPAAVSAGNGYTAPAAVHQALDCLVKGQNCGGYSLRGGASPGLRGLMTWSINWDHYYNWEFQNNHAPYLDALP